One segment of Brachyhypopomus gauderio isolate BG-103 unplaced genomic scaffold, BGAUD_0.2 sc63, whole genome shotgun sequence DNA contains the following:
- the cnn1b gene encoding calponin-1 — protein MTQHFRSGPAFGLSAEVKSKLAQKYDPQKEEELRLWIHEVTGQKVPGNFMEGLKNGVILCELINTLQPGSVKKINNSNQNWHQLENIGNFVRAIQEYGLKPHDIFEANDLFENVNHTQVQSTLIALAGMAKSKGINTKYDVGVKYAEKQQRKFAPEKIKEGRNVIGLQMGTNKFASQKGMTSYGTRRHLYDPKAGMDNPMDQSTISLQMGTNKGASQAGMTAPGTKRQIFDKKLDMESCDTATVSLQMGTNKVASQSGMTVYGLPRQVYDKKYCTYPEDYMDNGQEMDGYQYSD, from the exons ATGACACAACACTTCAGAAGCGGGCCAGCCTTCGGGCTTTCTGCAGAGGTGAAAAGCAAG CTGGCCCAGAAATATGACCCTCAGAAGGAGGAGGAACTCCGGCTGTGGATCCACGAGGTGACGGGACAGAAGGTTCCGGGCAACTTCATGGAGGGTCTTAAAAATGGCGTCATCCTGTGCGA ACTCATCAACACCCTCCAGCCCGGCTCTGTGAAAAAAATCAACAACTCCAATCAAAACTGGCATCAG CTGGAGAACATTGGGAATTTTGTGCGAGCCATTCAGGAGTACGGGCTGAAACCGCACGACATCTTTGAGGCAAATGACCTGTTTGAGAATGTCAACCACACTCAGGTCCAGAGCACTCTGATTGCCCTGGCCGGGATG GctaaatcaaaaggcatcaacACTAAATACGACGTTGGTGTGAAGTATGCAGAGAAACAGCAGCGCAAGTTTGCCCCAGAGAAGATAAAGGAAGGCCGTAATGTCATTGGTCTGCAG ATGGGTACCAATAAGTTTGCCAGCCAGAAGGGTATGACATCCTATGGCACACGGCGTCACCTCTACGACCCTAAGGCGGGCATGGATAATCCTATGGACCAATCAACAATTAGTCTGCAAATGGGAACCAATAAAGGAGCCAGTCAG GCTGGCATGACGGCGCCGGGGACCAAGCGACAGATCTTCGATAAAAAGCTGGACATGGAGAGCTGCGACACGGCCACCGTCTCCCTCCAGATGGGCACCAACAAGGTGGCGTCGCAGTCCGGCATGACCGTCTACGGTCTCCCACGGCAGGTCTACGACAAGAAGTACTGCACCTACCCCGAAGACTACATGGACAACGGCCAGGAGATGGACGGATACCAGTACTCTGACTAG